Genomic segment of Streptomyces sp. NA02950:
CGTGACCCCGGTCCCGGTCAGGAAGTTGTTGCCGAAGAGCGTGACCGAGGTACCACCGGCCGCCGGACCGCAGGTGGCGCTCACACCGGTGGTGGCCGGCTCGGCGATCAGGAAGAACGGCAGGGCGTTGCTGGTGACATTGGTGCTGCTGGTCACGCTGACGGACACCTGACCGGCGCACAGCCCCGAGGGAATGGTGCAGGTGACCTGGGTGGCGGTCACGGTCAGTCCGGTGGTGATGGTCTTCGTACCGAAGTTCACCTTGGTGGTCGTCCCCAGGGCGGTGCCGTTGATCTGGAGCGTGTCGCCGGCCTTGCCCTGGTTGGTGCCGGTGGTGGTATCCACCAGCGACGTGATGGTTGCCATGATGTTGCCTCCTTTGAAGGGCCGCAGGGGCCCCTCGGCCAGGGGGTGCGGGGTCCCGGGGACACCGGGGCCCGGGTCGTCCGGGCGGTAGGGGTGAGTGGGCCGCCGGCATGCGCGGTCCACGGCCGCGCCAGGCATCTGGGCGCGGGTGCGAGGGGATGACGGGGGTTCAGAAGCGATGAGGAGCGAGCACGCTCGGGACCGTCGCGGCCTGCGTCGCGCCGGCGCAACCGGCCGGCCCGGGAACCAGGTGCTGCGTGCCGATCTCGCTGAGTTGATTAAAGCAATCGGGTGATAGGTGCAACAGGTGCAATCGGGGGCATCTCATCACTCAGCAGAAAATATGCTTTAAAGCCGACACATCTTTTGCGCGCGGGAGTACGCCCCGCCCCCGTGCCCCAGCCAACAGCCGCAGAGCGCCGGGTGCTGCCGTACACGCCGATGGCCCCGGCCGGGTGTCCTCACCCTTGGGTTCTAGGAGTCGTTGCAACACCCCAGCTCAAGGGGTGGCATGGACTTCGAGATCCGTGAGGACCGGCAGCCGCAGGGACCCAGGAAGCTCACTCGTGAGCGGGAGGCATACTTCCGGCTCATGCAGCAGGGCGTGAGCAACACGGAAGCGTGCCGGATTGTCGGGATCAACCGGCGGACCGGGAAACGCTGGCGCTACGGACGCGGCGCGTCCGGCAGCAACAAGGCGGCCCCACCGATCAACTCGGTGGGGCCGCCTTCTGCGCCGTCGCGGTACCTGTGCGAGGCCGACCGGATCCACATCGCCGACCGGCTGCGTGAGAAGGCGACGGTCCGGGCGATCGCGGCCGAGCTGGGCCGCAGTCCGTCCACGATCAGCCGGGAGATCCGCCGCAACCGGCACCCGGGCAGCGGTCAGTACCGGCCCTACGCGGCCCAGGCCCGCGCGGATGCCCGCCGGCCCCGCCCCAAGCGCCGGAAGATCAGCGAGAACCCCGAGCTGCGGGCCGCCGTCCAGGCGATGCTGGACGAGAAGTGGAGCCCGGAGCAGGTATGCCACGCTCTGCGGGCACAGTTCCCCGACCGGCCGGAGATGCACGTGGTCCACGAGACCGTCTACCAGGCCCTTTACGTCCAGGGCAGAGGCCGGCTACGGCGCGAGCTCGCCGGCACCCTGCGCTCGGGGCGGGCCCGCCGCAAGCCGCAGAAGCAGGCCAACTGCCGCCAGCCGCGGTTCACCACCCCGATGGTGATGATCAGCGAACGGCCCGCCGAGGCCGAGGACCGGGCCCTGCCCGGCCACTGGGAAGGCGACCTGATCATCGGCAAGGACGGGAAGTCCGCGATCGGCACCCTGGTGGAACGCGCGACCCGCTACGCCATGCTCCTGCATCTGCCCGGCGACCACGGCGCCGAGGCCGTCCTGGGAGCGCTGACAACCACAGTCCAGACCCTGCCCGCCCAGCTGAAACGGTCCCTGACCTGGGACCAGGGCAGCGAGATGGCCCGCCACGGCGAGTTCACCCTCGCCACCGACATCCCGGTCTACTTCTGCGACCCCGCCAGCCCCTGGCAGCGCGGCTCGAACGAGAACACCAACGGACTGCTCCGTCAGTACTTCCCCAAGGGCACCGACCTGTCCGCCCACGGCCCCGAGCACCTGGCCGCCGTCGCCGACCAGCTCAACC
This window contains:
- a CDS encoding IS30 family transposase — encoded protein: MDFEIREDRQPQGPRKLTREREAYFRLMQQGVSNTEACRIVGINRRTGKRWRYGRGASGSNKAAPPINSVGPPSAPSRYLCEADRIHIADRLREKATVRAIAAELGRSPSTISREIRRNRHPGSGQYRPYAAQARADARRPRPKRRKISENPELRAAVQAMLDEKWSPEQVCHALRAQFPDRPEMHVVHETVYQALYVQGRGRLRRELAGTLRSGRARRKPQKQANCRQPRFTTPMVMISERPAEAEDRALPGHWEGDLIIGKDGKSAIGTLVERATRYAMLLHLPGDHGAEAVLGALTTTVQTLPAQLKRSLTWDQGSEMARHGEFTLATDIPVYFCDPASPWQRGSNENTNGLLRQYFPKGTDLSAHGPEHLAAVADQLNRRPRKTLGWETPAERLHKLLAA